The following coding sequences lie in one Mycobacterium gordonae genomic window:
- a CDS encoding DUF4307 domain-containing protein — MTEHLTEDSPSRPEARYGRDRLSRRSRRRVVIGLTVLVLALGVGIAVVAYRQLGSSPVKGTLAGYQVIDDETAAVTVSVYRSDPSRPVDCIVRVRSKDGSETGRRELLVPPANQQTVQVTTTLKSSKPPAMADVYGCGADVPPYLRSP; from the coding sequence ATGACTGAGCACTTGACCGAAGATTCCCCCTCCCGGCCCGAAGCCCGCTATGGACGCGATCGGCTGTCGCGCAGATCGCGGCGCCGCGTCGTCATCGGTCTGACCGTGCTGGTCCTGGCGCTGGGAGTCGGGATTGCCGTGGTGGCCTATCGGCAACTCGGCTCCAGCCCGGTCAAAGGCACCCTGGCCGGCTACCAGGTGATCGACGACGAAACGGCAGCGGTGACGGTCAGCGTGTACCGGTCCGACCCCTCTCGACCCGTGGACTGCATCGTGCGGGTCAGGTCCAAGGACGGCAGCGAGACGGGTCGCCGGGAGTTACTGGTGCCCCCGGCCAACCAGCAGACCGTGCAGGTGACCACGACGCTGAAATCGAGTAAGCCGCCGGCCATGGCGGACGTATACGGCTGCGGCGCGGACGTGCCCCCGTATCTGCGGTCGCCGTAA
- the mca gene encoding mycothiol conjugate amidase Mca, with translation MSKLRLMAVHAHPDDESSKGAATLARYADEGHRVMVVTLTGGERGEILNPAMDLPDVHGHIHEIRRDEMAKAAEILGVEHHWLGFVDSGLPKGDPPPPLPEGCFALVPLQESTEALVRVVREFQPHVMITYDENGGYPHPDHIRCHDVSVSAYEAAGDYRRFPDAGEPWSVSKLYYVHGFLRARMQLLQDEFARHGQEGPFGKWLEHWLPDNDHFEKRVTTRVECSAYFGQRDDALIAHATQIDPNAEFFAAPLEWQERLWPTEEFELARSRVPARLPETDLFEGIEER, from the coding sequence GTGAGCAAACTGCGACTGATGGCGGTACATGCCCACCCCGATGACGAATCCAGCAAGGGGGCCGCGACGCTGGCACGCTATGCCGATGAAGGCCATCGCGTCATGGTGGTGACGCTTACCGGCGGGGAACGCGGTGAGATCCTCAACCCGGCTATGGACCTGCCTGACGTGCACGGGCACATCCACGAGATTCGGCGGGACGAAATGGCCAAGGCCGCGGAGATCCTCGGTGTCGAACACCACTGGCTGGGCTTCGTCGACTCCGGCCTGCCCAAGGGCGACCCCCCGCCGCCCCTGCCGGAAGGCTGCTTCGCGCTGGTACCGCTGCAGGAGTCCACCGAAGCCTTGGTGCGCGTGGTCCGGGAATTTCAGCCGCACGTGATGATCACCTACGACGAGAACGGCGGCTACCCGCACCCCGACCACATCCGTTGCCACGACGTGTCCGTCAGCGCCTATGAGGCGGCCGGCGATTATCGCCGGTTTCCCGACGCCGGGGAGCCGTGGTCGGTGTCCAAGCTCTACTACGTGCACGGGTTTCTACGGGCGCGGATGCAGTTGCTGCAAGACGAGTTCGCCAGGCACGGGCAGGAGGGTCCGTTCGGCAAGTGGCTGGAGCACTGGCTGCCCGACAACGATCATTTCGAGAAACGGGTGACCACCCGGGTGGAGTGCTCGGCGTATTTCGGTCAACGCGACGACGCCCTGATCGCGCATGCCACCCAGATCGACCCGAACGCCGAGTTCTTCGCCGCCCCGCTCGAGTGGCAGGAGCGGCTGTGGCCGACCGAGGAGTTCGAACTGGCTCGCTCGCGGGTACCGGCCCGCCTGCCTGAGACCGATCTGTTCGAGGGGATCGAGGAACGGTGA